The Blautia pseudococcoides genome segment TCCCAGATTCCCTCTGTCACTGCAAACACTTTTCCGAATTCATATGTAGTAAAAATCTGGTTGATCATTCCGGTTTCAAATGCAGTTGCCCTTACATCAAAGGAATCCGGTTCTCCCAGCATATATCTGAGAAAATCCAGGTCATGTACATGGAGGTCCAGAACAACAGAACCGCTCTTGTCCTCTTTATGGAACCAGTCCTCAAATCCCCAGGCCGCGTCACCGCTTACCCTCTGCATGGTAATGGATTTCAGCTCACCATATCTGCCTGTGTCATAACAATCTTTCAGATACCGGTATTCATCAAAGGAACGAACCACCTGGCCCACCATAACCTGCACCTTGTTTCTCGTCTTAGCATCCAGAAGCTTTTGTGCTTCCTCCTCTTTCAGACATACCGGCTTCTCCACAAACACATTGATCCCTCTGTCCATGGCTGCCACAGCATGTTCTGTGTGAAGATAACTGGGAAGACAGATATGTACGCTGTCCAGCGTCTCCGCTTCCAGAAGTTCCATGCCCCTCTTGTAGAGTCTGGCGTTCGGCCATTGTTCTGCTGCCTTCTCAAGAAATTCCGGCCTGCAGTCTGCCAGGGCTGTTACTTCAACATCCATCTTGGATGACAGTGCTTTCAGCGACAGGTTGTGAGTAGTTCCCATACCTCCGCATCCGATTAATCCCACTTTCATCTCATCATCCTCTTTTCTTTTTGTTTGTCCAGTGACCTTACTAATAAATTTTAAAATTAAAAGCCTCGCCGCCGTTTTAGCTGTTTTTGGCTTTTGCTGATGTAAAATTTATTCATTTGATAGCTATACAATAGCATCTGATATCATATATGTCAATATATTTTTACGTCTTTGTTGGCACTTAATGTAATTTACGACATTTTCAACATTTTATAGCTATACTTTTTGTGCATATTTTATATTGTTCTGCCTTATTCCTATGACATTACAATTTATTTCCACTATTTTCCTTCTTCCATCAATCATATTCATAGTATATCATGGCTCACATTCATCATTTCATGTAAAAATCTTCATATCTCCCATCTTTTATGTGACTTTTCACAAATAATATTGCATATCTTCTAGTTTTATGGTAGCATTCAATTAATAATACCACTTTACAATTGAACTCACAGAGGAGGTGAGCATACGAAACTTCTGACACAGCAGGTGATCAAGAACACCAATATGAAACACCTGTATTCCTCCATATACATCGAAAACGGAATATCACGCACAGAACTGGCCAGACGGACCCATCTCAGCAAAACCACTGTATCCACACTGGTGGACGAACTGATCGAGGGGGAGTTTATTGCCGATGAAGGTACCTCCCACTCCGATTGCGTCGGCAGAAAGCCCAACTGCCTGAAGGCACAGACAAACCAACACTATGTGATCGTCATAAGCTGGGTGGACAATATTGCAGAGGCCCATGTGGTGGATGTAGCCGGCACCTCTGTCTACAGTACACGTTTAAAACTAGAAAAAGGACAGACCTATATCTCCCTGTCAAAGATCTGCGTTTGCAGGGATATCCTGTCCAAGTTTGATCCAAAACGGATTCTGGGCATCTGTGTTGTAGTGTCTGCCATGATAGATGCGGTGCGAAACGAGATATATTCCACAACCCTGAGCCTTGGCCCGGGAGGAGGCGGTAATCTCATACATGAACTGAGCTTTGCCTTTCCGGATTATCCCGTAGCCCTGCTGGAGGACACTGCCTGCTATGCCTACGCGGAAAAAATATATACGCAGGTCAAAGAAAAAAACTTTGCTTTCATTAATTTCGGACGGGGCATCGGCGCAACCATATTTATAGAAGGGAACATGCTGGGCAAGGCCAGCGGCTCTGTCACCCAGTTCGGGCATTATTCGGTCACTCCCAAAGGCCCCTTATGTATATGCGGCAACCACGGCTGCCTGGAGGCCATGTTCTCGGAATCGCAGATAAAGGCCCGTCTGGAAGAGTCAGGCAAAAAAAGCTGCCTCCTGGGACGCGCGGCCATTACATTTGAGGATTTGGGCAAAGCCGCGCTCTACAAAGATCCCGCCGCCATCCACACACTGGAGATAATGGCCAGGGACCTGGCGCTGGCGCTGAGCAACTTGATCTGTATTGTAAACCCGGAACTTATTATCCTGGGAGGAAAAGGGCAGCATCTAGGTACATTATTTTTGGAGGAGGTACAGAGTTCACTGAGAGATGTAGGGTTCCGGCGAATGGTAGACTTTTCCGGATTAAGGTATTCCCAGCTTCAAAGCGATGCCTATCTAAACGGTGCCATGAAATATTTCTTTGACACCTATTATTCCTTCCTGGAACCAAAGCCAGGCGCCTTCTATATCGGATGACGGCACAGCCGGAATTCCACAAAGTGTTTTCATGCAGAACACAGGATTTTATTTGTTCCTAATGCTTTTTTGTGATATGTTTAGAGTAAGTCAATTGTTACCGTCCCATGGGCTGCGCGCTGCAGGCCTGTCACGTAACAGGATATTATTAATGAAGCAAAGGGAAAGCAGGATACTATGAAACTAGTCAATCAACAATTAATCAAAAATACCAATTTAAAACAGCTTTACAATTCCATCTACCAAAACCCCGGAACGTCAAGAGCACAGTTGTCCAAAGACTCTCATTTGAGCAAAACTGCTGTCTCCTCACTGGTGGATGAATTGATCGCCCGAAAGTTTGTATATGATTCAGGGACAGGGGGAAGCACCACTGTGGGACGAAAGCCCAACAGCCTGCTCCTCCGTGCGGAGCAGTATTATGTAGCCGTGGTCTGTCTGGAGGAAGATAAGCTAAACGCAGCCCTGGTAGACATTACCGGGGCCTCCTTACTGCCTGCGCAGATGGATGTTTCCTCACCGGAGGTTTATATCCCCCTGTGCCGGGATTACATACAGCAGACAGTGCTTGGACAGATCCAAAAGGAACAGCTGCTGGGAATCTGCATTGTGGTGCCTGCCATGATAGACCCTGACAAAAGAGAGATATTCGCCACAACCTTAAATCTTCCGCAAATGGATTTTGTGGGGGATATACAGCGTGCCTTCTCTGATTTTTCCGTCAACATACTAAATGATACTGCCTGCTTTGCTTACGCGGAAAAAGTCTACACACAGATTACAGAACAGGATTTCGCCTTTATAAACTTCGGAAAAGGTATCGGAGCCACACTCTTCATCCGGAATGAAATGCTGGGGCACGCCTGTGCCTCTTACACGCAGTTTGGACACTATTCCATCAATCCCAAGGGAAAATTATGTTCCTGCGGAAACAGGGGATGCCTGGAACTGATGATAGGGGAGGGTTCCTTAAAGGACAGGATCGCCCAGACCGGCAGCAGTCCGGCATTTAAAAAATCATCCCCTGTCACATACGCGGATTTAGGACAGGCCAGCGTATACGGGGATGTGGTCTCCCGTAAGTTGATACGCGATATCGCCGATGAATTTTCCCAGGCACTGTGCAATCTGATCTGTATGGTGCACCCGAAGCTGATCATTATAGGGGGCAAGGGAAAAGACCTGGGACCAGTATTTTTACAGGAGATACAGGAATGTCTGCACACGACCGGTTTCCGCCGCATGGTAGATTCTGTCAGCGTGCGGTACAGCCTTCTGGATTCCGGCGCCCTGTACAATGGTGCCATGAAGTATTTTTTTGATATTCATTATAATTTTACACAGGAGATGGACGGAAGCTTTTTCATCGGATAAAAGGGTTACGCCCGAACGCGCCCATTTCCTTATATGATAACGGAGGTATGAAATGAAAAAACTCAGAGCTGCAATTATGGGCTGCGGAAGGATTTCCGTCTGCTACGAGGACGCGTTTAGGCGTCTTACGGATCATGTGGAGCTTGTATGCGCCATAGATATTGACCAGGAGAAGGCAAAGGCCTTCGCGGAAAAATTCAATTGCCACTACTGCACAGACCTGGAAACCGCGCTGCCGTATGATCTTGATGTGATACACCTATGCCTTCCCCACTACCTGCATCCGGTCATGGCTGTAAAGGCTATGGAGGCAGGACTCCATGTTCTGACAGAAAAACCCATAGCCATTTCCCTGCAGGATGCGGATAAGATGATGGAGGCACAGCAGCGCACAGGAAAAAAACTGGGCGTCATATTCCAGACCAGATATACAAAAAGTGTGGAAAAACTCAAAGAACTTATGGATGCCGGATATTTCGGACGCATCCTCTCTGCCCGCTCTTATCTTACCTGGAACCGTCCCCGCACCTACTATGAGGGAAGCGACTGGAAAGGCACCTGGGACAGAGAGGGCGGCGGCGTGCTCATTGACCAGGCCATACACAGCATGGACCGGGTACGCTACATGCTGGGCAGCGATATTGAATGGATCGACGGAAGCATACACAACCACTGCCATGATACGGTAAAGGTGGAGGATGCCGCCGAGGCTGCCATCCAGTTTAAAAACGGCTGTATCTACAATCTCTATGCCTGCAATTCCTACGCCTCAGACGCTCCCATCACCATTGAATTCCAGGGAGAGAAAGGGCGCTGCGGCCTGATACAGGATATGGGATTCTATGAGGCAGAGGGCTGTTACACTGAGATCCGCAACACTTACGAGACCACCAATGTAGGGCCGGATTACTGGGGCAGCAGCCATCATCTGCAGCTCAGAGACTTTTATGAGTCCATACTTCTTCACCGTCCTGTGGCGATAGATGCCATGGAGGGAAGAAAAACACTAGAGATGGTAAAAGGGATCTATTTGTCCTCTCTGAAAAGAGAACGAGTTTATCTTCCATTTGAGGATGTATGTTATAAGGATGTGGATATCCCTGTTGAGTAGAAAGAGAAAATCCGGGCGATAAGATACCATTTAAAACCAGAAAACGGCGCAGCCGCAATGCTGCACCGTCTTCTGGTTCTTTTTATTGTGTATATAGTTTACATCACATACACAGCCGCCTCATAAGGCCGCATCATCCGGTCTTCCAGAGCCGCATCTCCTTTATAATTGTCGATCAACAGCGCAGCTCCGCCGGCATTTAACCCTTCCGGCATATGGAAAGGAACCTTATGTTCCGTAAAGTTCAGGACCACGAACATTTTTTTGTCTTCATAATTTCTTTCATATATATAAAGGCTTTCATTCTCCGGCTCATACTCCCTGAAATCTCCGTACACAGCCACTTCATTTGCCTTGCGCATCTGAATCAGGCTCTTCATATAATAGAATATAGAATCCGGGTCCTCCAGCGCTTCTTTTACATTTATCTCCTTATAGTTGGGGTTCACCTTCAGCCACGGTGTACCCACGGTGAATCCGGCATGTTGGCTGTCATCCCACTGCATAGGCGTCCTGGCGTTATCCCGGGAGCGGAAACGAATGGCATCCAGCAGAACCTCCGGATCCGCATCCCCGTTGACAACACGTTCCTTCCAAAGGTTCTTAACCTCAATGTCATTGTAATCCTCAATGGAATCAAAATGCACATTGGTCATCCCGATCTCTTCCCCCTGATAAATGTACGGTGTCCCCTGCATGGTCAGAAGCATGGTGTACAGCATTTTCTGGCTCTCTTTGCGGAACGCTTTGTCATTTCCCCTGCGGGAAACCGTTCTCGGCTGGTCATGGTTGGTCCAGTATAAGCTGTTCCACGCCTTATCCTGCAGAGCGGTCTGCCATTTGCTGAAGCAGGCTTTCAGCTCCGGAAGGGGCACCTTCCGGTAACTATACCGCTCAGGACCGCAGTCCAGAACATTTTGCTCAAACTGGAATACCATATTCAGCTCCGTACCCTCATTGTTTGCATAACGGAGGGCATGTTCCAGAGGTACATCCGGGGTCTCACCAACTGTCATAATATCATATTTGGACAGAACTTCCCGGTTCATTTCCTGCAGGAACTCATGGATCCTTGGACCGTCCTGGAAGTGCTCGGTGCCGGTTATCTCAGCCGGCTTTCCATCCGGCAGCCCAGGCGTCTTGGAAAACAGGCTTACAACATCCATACGGAAACCGTCACATCCCATATCCAGCCAGAATTTCATCATATCGTAGATCTCACCGCGCAGCTTAGGATTCTCCCAGTTCAGATCCGGCTGTTTCTTTGAAAACAGATGCAGATAATACTGGTCTGTAGTCTCATCATATTCCCATGCGGGACCGTAAAAATAGGAAGTCCAGTTATTCGGCTCTTTCCCGTCCTTGCCGTCTCTCCAAATATAGTAATCCCTGTATGGATTCTCCTTTGATCTTCTGGATTCCGCAAACCACTGATGCTCATCTGAGGAATGGTTGACTACCAGGTCCATGACCAATTTCATACCTCTGTCATGGATCCCGGCAAGCATTTCCCTGAAATCATCCATGTTTCCAAACTCATCCATAATATCCCTGTAATCAGAGATATCATATCCATTATCATCATTAGGCGATTTATAACAGGGAGACATCCAGATCACATCAATGCCAAGCTCTTTCAGGTAATCCAGCCTGCTGATCACGCCCTGCAGGTCTCCGATCCCATCCCCATTGGAATCCATAAAGCTTCTGGGATATATCTGGTATACAACCGCCTCTTTCCACCACGCGTTTTCCATACTGTTCTCCTTCCAACTTTTATTTGCAACTGCTCTGTATCTTTATAACTGTCCTTTACGGCAGCATTGATCATTCTTATTCTTTTACTGCACCGTTGGATATACCTGCCACGATCTGCTTCTGGAACAAAAGTACGATCAAAAGTGTCGGTATGACCACCACCACCGTGGCCGCTGCGATCTGGCTCCAGAATACTGTAAACTGGTCCTTCAAATAACTCAGACGCACAGGAACCGTCTGGATCTTTTCGTCAATGTTCAGAGTACAGGATAACAGATACTCATTCCATGCAGCAATAAAACTCATGATTGCCGTGGTAAATACACCGGGAGCCGCAATGGGGAAAATAATCCTCCAAAGCATTCCCCATGTGGAGCAGCCGTCAATCTTTGCCGCCTCCTCCAGGGCCAGCGGAACCTGATTAAAATGGGCAACCATGATCCACACCGCACTTGGCAGGGTTATTGTGGAGTACGCCAGGCAGACCCAGTATGTATTCAGAATGTCCAGTTTATAGAACATATTAAATATAGGTCCCACAACGATCATCTGCGGGAACATGGCAACTGCCAGGATCAGCCCCATAAGAAGGGCTTTTCCCTTAAATTTAAACCTTGAGATAATATACGCGGACATGGAAGCCACAACTACCACATAGAATGTGGTGGCTGCTGACATCACAAAACTGTTTACGATCGCCCGGAGCATTCCTTTCTCGAAAATAACGGTCTTGTAATTATCAAGCGTAGGATTCTCTGCAATGATTCGGTAACAGTTGGCTCCGAAAATTTCCGATTCCGGTTTAAAAGAACTGATCAAGATCCAGAAGAAAGGAAATACTGTGATCAGCAGAAAGATAACCACAAAAATCCAGCAGACTATATTAAATGTTTTATTCTTACTCATTTTCCTTCCTCCCCTCTAATCATTATTGATCACTTCCGCACCCAGCACCTTCACGTAAAGCACTGCTATGACTGCAACGCAGACCGCCATTCCCATAACCACTACTGAACCGTATCCGTAATTACTCTGTCCGAACATAAGCTTGTAAGAGTACACGGAGAGGGATTCTGTTCCGTTTCCGGGGCCGCCTCCTGTCAAAATAGCGATCAAATCGTATACACGGAACGCATCCATGGTACGGAACAAAAGCGCTACAAGAAGACTTGGCTTGATCAGCGGAAGGGTGATCCTGAAAAATGTCTTGATAGGACCGGCGCCGTCAATGGAAGCGCTCTCATACAGGCCTCTGTCTATTACCTGCAGACCGGCAAGGAGAAGCAGCGCCATATAGGGAGCTGTTTTCCATACATCGGAGATAACAACAGATGTCATAGCGCCGTTTGCTGTCAAAAGCATTGCGGACTGTTTGGGAATCAATCCGATGACAGAGAATATCTTGGATATGACACCATAACTTCCGTCATACATATAACTCCAGATCATAGCCGACACAGCCGTTGGGATTGCCCATGGAATCAGAGCGATCGTACGGACAGCGCCGATACCTTTAATAGCCTTATCCATAATAAGAGCCAGGATCATGCCGATCACAAGCTCGATGGCTACTGATATAACGGTAAACAGCAGTGTGTGAAGCAGTGCCTTAAAGAATCTTGTGTCTGTAAACAGTTTTCCAAATCCTTTCAGCCCGATAAAGTTTGACTCCACCACGCAGGAGTCCATATCATCCAGGATCTGAGGCATACCATCCCTGTTATACATATCCAAATCTGCATTTCTGTCATAAATGGCTGTAAGTCTTTCTCTGGTATCCTTATTAAAGGCCTTTATCTCCTCAATGGTTTCCGAGGAAACTTTTTCCACGCCTTTGGAGTCTTTATATTCCTTCTGCAGCTCATCTGCTTCCGCTTTGATCGCTTCAAACTCAGCCACATCTTCACTGCTCAGTCCCTCAGTGGCCATATCGGTTTCTATAAACCAGCTCACATAGCCCAAATCCTGCGCATATAACTCTCCGTTCAACTGCTGGGACATATAGAAGCTATTGTGCTGCTGGTCATTGGTCCTGTAATCAAACAGCGTATACATCAGGGATGTAACAATAGGATATATGGAAAATATACCGATAAAGATCAGCAGCGGAAGAATGAACAGGAATTGTTTGAACGTCATTCTTTTTATCATGATCTACCCTCTCTTCCGAACAAAACAAAGGTGCCGTATTAAGTCAATGACATATATTTGTATATGTAGTAACGCCTGACACGACACCCCTTCTCTCACTCAAATCATTTGTTTCTGTGCGGATATCTGCACACTTTCTACTGATTCAGCAGTCCCTCCACCTCTGTTGTGGCTGCATCCAGGTCAGATTCTCCTGACAGGAATTTGTGGATGGAAATCTGCAATGCATCTGATAACTCTTCGTATTTGTCAGAGGACGGTCTTGCAATTGTGTTCTCCAGAGCTTTCATAAATCCCTCTTTGCCGAGAAGCTGGTTTGCTTCTTTTACTTCCGCATCATCCAGTGCTTCGTTGAATCCGGGAACATATCCGCCCTTGCTGCAGAAGATTCTCTGTCCTTCCAGAGATGTGAAGTAATCCAGGAATGCCCATGCTCCGTCTTTGTGCTCGCTCTTTGCATTCATAGCCAGCAGCCATCCGCCGATGCAGGAACCGCCGGGAATCGGAGCGATATCTGTCTGATCCTGTGTCACTGCCGCGCCGTCTGCACCTAAGAGGCCCCATACATATGGCCAGTTACGGGAGAATACGGTCTCACCATTCACATAGCTGTTGGCTGCTTCTGATTCCTGATATACCAGAATATCATCCGGCGTGGCGTCGGAATCAACGATCTTCTTCATAGATTCCAGTCCGCCCTTTACATCTGTAAAGTTGGCAGTGTACTCGTTTGCATTGCAGACAAGTCCTTCATACTGGTTTGCCTGGAAGGTAAATCCTGTCTTGGTCCCGCCCTGTCCCTTATAGGTCTCAGCCATTGCCAGGAAATCATCCCATGTGTAATCGCCGCTTCTGAGTTTTGCTGCATCCTCCTCTGAGACAATGTCACTTCTGAAATAGATAACACCAAAGTCAGGATACAGAGGCAGCGCATATGTCTTGGCATTATATGTACCAGCCTGGATAGAACCTTTATTATAATCCGCCGGGCTTCTCTTGGCTTCCATCATATAGCTGTCCAGCGCTTCAATATAGCCTGCTGCCGCCATATCACCGGCCCAAACCGTATCAATGGATACCAGGTCATATTCAGAACTTCCTGCCGAGAATGCTGTGTTCAACTGGCTTCTCGTCTGGTCTGTATCATTGGAAGCAGTTACCCATTTCACTTTATATTTATCCTGGGATTTTTCAAAGCCTTCAATGACTGCCTCTACCGCGCCGTTCCCATCATCCGAACGGAACAAAGTGATCTCTTCACGGTCACCATCTGCTGTTGATTCCTTTGTCCCGTTGTCTGCGGCTTCCCCTGCATCGTCCGCCTCATTGGCGTCATCCTTTGTGTCTTCCACTTCCTTAGTATCCTTCGTGCCCGTATCTGTGGATGCTTCCTTGTCATTTCCGCCTCCGCAGGCTGCCAGACCAAACACCATGGCTGTACTCAACATTACCGCTACCATTTTTCTTTTCATTTTGTTTCCTCCTTTTGTTGGTGTTTTACGATACTTACATAAAATGTCACATCTTGGCTGTCGGTGTTGTGCAACACCTCTATTGATATACTAAACATTAGCATAATACCCATAATATGTAAATAGGTTTTATGTAAAACCATCACGATATATAATTTAAACACTATTTAATTATACACTTTGCATATATACATCCCTTGTACAATCATCAAATTATACATTTCCGTTTCTCTTTATCTGACAAATGGATGAACTTTCTGACAACCTCTTGCAATTTCCCTTATTTCTGCTATTCTATAATAGAAGTAATAAACAATACATTGTAACTGTTCAGTCCCTTCACAGTTAAAGCAGAAATCCATGCAGAATCGCCTTTGGCGATGGGATCCTTGCCTGGCTGCTGAATGTTTTCTTACGGTCATCGCAGTGAATGCGAAGACCTGCTGAATAATTACGATACATTACTTATGTCACACTCAGACTGAAACTTTCATACAACAGACGGCCCAAGCCGTCCGCATTTGGGGGTAACCAGATGATAACAATAAAAGAAATAGCCAATATGATGAATGTCAGTCCCACCACGGTTGCCAACGTGATCCACGGCCGCACCAGCAAGGTGTCCAAAGAAAACGTAGAACGTATTCAGCAGGCTTTAAAAGAGCACAACTATGTGCCGAAGATGGGGCTGGAAGCCCTGACAAAAGGCAAGACCAGGCTGATCATCGTGGTGATCCATACTACCAAACGCTATACCCAGACAACCGTTGGCGACCCTTTCTACAGCCAGACCATCGGCGTCCTGGAGGAGGAGATACGCAGGGCAGGATACTATATGATGCTCTATATAGACCGGAATCTTGACAATATTTTTAAGACTGCCCTCTCCTGGAATGTGGCAGGGATCATTGCCGTGACACTGTCAAAGACCAATTACGAAAAATTGTGCTCCCTGGTGGACTGCCCTGTAGTTGGCATCGACACATTCATGGAAGATACCGCTCCACTGCCGGATACAGGCTATCATGTGACCCTGGATGATATCGGCGCAGGGAAACAGATGGTCAATTATCTGGTCAACACGGGGTTCTCCAATATTATTGTCATCTCAGACGCCAAGATAGGCTCCTCCGCACTGAGAGCGGCAGGTGCAAAAATAGCCTTGAAGGAGCATAATATAAGCACAGAAAAACAATGGCACATGGTTCTGGACACACAGAAAAGACGGCGGGACAGCCAGTACAATTCCCTTCTGGCACTGTCCGGCAAAAAGTATGTGCTTTTCTGTACCGCAGACCAGCTTGCCTTTGAGGTGATCGGTTATCTGAACGAGCATGGCTGCTATGTTCCTCAGGATATTTCCGTGTGTGGATTTGACGACAATCCTTATGCGGAGTTCTGTGTTCCCAAGCTGACTACCATGCATCAGGATATTGCCAGGAAAGGAGAATTGGCTTCCGAGATCCTGTTCCGGCTGCTGTCCGGAGAGAACGTGGAGGAGAAAGCGATCCGCCTTCCCGTGGAGCTGGTCGTCAGAAAAAGCGTCCTTCCGCCGGATTGACAATTTTTTAACCATTACGATTGCGGTAAATACAGATATTTTCCTGTTTTACCGCATTTTTTGTGGCTTTCTGCCCTTCCTACACTTTGTAGGAAAACCCAAGAAAAATCCCCCCGTTTTGCGGCTTGTACTTTCTGGGCATTTTGGTACAATAAAGTTATAAATT includes the following:
- a CDS encoding Gfo/Idh/MocA family protein gives rise to the protein MKVGLIGCGGMGTTHNLSLKALSSKMDVEVTALADCRPEFLEKAAEQWPNARLYKRGMELLEAETLDSVHICLPSYLHTEHAVAAMDRGINVFVEKPVCLKEEEAQKLLDAKTRNKVQVMVGQVVRSFDEYRYLKDCYDTGRYGELKSITMQRVSGDAAWGFEDWFHKEDKSGSVVLDLHVHDLDFLRYMLGEPDSFDVRATAFETGMINQIFTTYEFGKVFAVTEGIWDISSALPFEASFHACFEEASIVFRGREEKPLAVYKNDGTIEYPQLEREYNVKDDSAGINVSNLGPYYTEIKYFIECLRDGREVEVAPLEEGIKSVRQGIEEWRRAKEYVKRK
- a CDS encoding ROK family transcriptional regulator, whose protein sequence is MKHLYSSIYIENGISRTELARRTHLSKTTVSTLVDELIEGEFIADEGTSHSDCVGRKPNCLKAQTNQHYVIVISWVDNIAEAHVVDVAGTSVYSTRLKLEKGQTYISLSKICVCRDILSKFDPKRILGICVVVSAMIDAVRNEIYSTTLSLGPGGGGNLIHELSFAFPDYPVALLEDTACYAYAEKIYTQVKEKNFAFINFGRGIGATIFIEGNMLGKASGSVTQFGHYSVTPKGPLCICGNHGCLEAMFSESQIKARLEESGKKSCLLGRAAITFEDLGKAALYKDPAAIHTLEIMARDLALALSNLICIVNPELIILGGKGQHLGTLFLEEVQSSLRDVGFRRMVDFSGLRYSQLQSDAYLNGAMKYFFDTYYSFLEPKPGAFYIG
- a CDS encoding ROK family transcriptional regulator, with amino-acid sequence MKLVNQQLIKNTNLKQLYNSIYQNPGTSRAQLSKDSHLSKTAVSSLVDELIARKFVYDSGTGGSTTVGRKPNSLLLRAEQYYVAVVCLEEDKLNAALVDITGASLLPAQMDVSSPEVYIPLCRDYIQQTVLGQIQKEQLLGICIVVPAMIDPDKREIFATTLNLPQMDFVGDIQRAFSDFSVNILNDTACFAYAEKVYTQITEQDFAFINFGKGIGATLFIRNEMLGHACASYTQFGHYSINPKGKLCSCGNRGCLELMIGEGSLKDRIAQTGSSPAFKKSSPVTYADLGQASVYGDVVSRKLIRDIADEFSQALCNLICMVHPKLIIIGGKGKDLGPVFLQEIQECLHTTGFRRMVDSVSVRYSLLDSGALYNGAMKYFFDIHYNFTQEMDGSFFIG
- a CDS encoding Gfo/Idh/MocA family protein; its protein translation is MKKLRAAIMGCGRISVCYEDAFRRLTDHVELVCAIDIDQEKAKAFAEKFNCHYCTDLETALPYDLDVIHLCLPHYLHPVMAVKAMEAGLHVLTEKPIAISLQDADKMMEAQQRTGKKLGVIFQTRYTKSVEKLKELMDAGYFGRILSARSYLTWNRPRTYYEGSDWKGTWDREGGGVLIDQAIHSMDRVRYMLGSDIEWIDGSIHNHCHDTVKVEDAAEAAIQFKNGCIYNLYACNSYASDAPITIEFQGEKGRCGLIQDMGFYEAEGCYTEIRNTYETTNVGPDYWGSSHHLQLRDFYESILLHRPVAIDAMEGRKTLEMVKGIYLSSLKRERVYLPFEDVCYKDVDIPVE
- a CDS encoding glycoside hydrolase family 13 protein, which codes for MENAWWKEAVVYQIYPRSFMDSNGDGIGDLQGVISRLDYLKELGIDVIWMSPCYKSPNDDNGYDISDYRDIMDEFGNMDDFREMLAGIHDRGMKLVMDLVVNHSSDEHQWFAESRRSKENPYRDYYIWRDGKDGKEPNNWTSYFYGPAWEYDETTDQYYLHLFSKKQPDLNWENPKLRGEIYDMMKFWLDMGCDGFRMDVVSLFSKTPGLPDGKPAEITGTEHFQDGPRIHEFLQEMNREVLSKYDIMTVGETPDVPLEHALRYANNEGTELNMVFQFEQNVLDCGPERYSYRKVPLPELKACFSKWQTALQDKAWNSLYWTNHDQPRTVSRRGNDKAFRKESQKMLYTMLLTMQGTPYIYQGEEIGMTNVHFDSIEDYNDIEVKNLWKERVVNGDADPEVLLDAIRFRSRDNARTPMQWDDSQHAGFTVGTPWLKVNPNYKEINVKEALEDPDSIFYYMKSLIQMRKANEVAVYGDFREYEPENESLYIYERNYEDKKMFVVLNFTEHKVPFHMPEGLNAGGAALLIDNYKGDAALEDRMMRPYEAAVYVM
- a CDS encoding carbohydrate ABC transporter permease, which translates into the protein MSKNKTFNIVCWIFVVIFLLITVFPFFWILISSFKPESEIFGANCYRIIAENPTLDNYKTVIFEKGMLRAIVNSFVMSAATTFYVVVVASMSAYIISRFKFKGKALLMGLILAVAMFPQMIVVGPIFNMFYKLDILNTYWVCLAYSTITLPSAVWIMVAHFNQVPLALEEAAKIDGCSTWGMLWRIIFPIAAPGVFTTAIMSFIAAWNEYLLSCTLNIDEKIQTVPVRLSYLKDQFTVFWSQIAAATVVVVIPTLLIVLLFQKQIVAGISNGAVKE
- a CDS encoding carbohydrate ABC transporter permease — its product is MIKRMTFKQFLFILPLLIFIGIFSIYPIVTSLMYTLFDYRTNDQQHNSFYMSQQLNGELYAQDLGYVSWFIETDMATEGLSSEDVAEFEAIKAEADELQKEYKDSKGVEKVSSETIEEIKAFNKDTRERLTAIYDRNADLDMYNRDGMPQILDDMDSCVVESNFIGLKGFGKLFTDTRFFKALLHTLLFTVISVAIELVIGMILALIMDKAIKGIGAVRTIALIPWAIPTAVSAMIWSYMYDGSYGVISKIFSVIGLIPKQSAMLLTANGAMTSVVISDVWKTAPYMALLLLAGLQVIDRGLYESASIDGAGPIKTFFRITLPLIKPSLLVALLFRTMDAFRVYDLIAILTGGGPGNGTESLSVYSYKLMFGQSNYGYGSVVVMGMAVCVAVIAVLYVKVLGAEVINND
- a CDS encoding extracellular solute-binding protein — encoded protein: MKRKMVAVMLSTAMVFGLAACGGGNDKEASTDTGTKDTKEVEDTKDDANEADDAGEAADNGTKESTADGDREEITLFRSDDGNGAVEAVIEGFEKSQDKYKVKWVTASNDTDQTRSQLNTAFSAGSSEYDLVSIDTVWAGDMAAAGYIEALDSYMMEAKRSPADYNKGSIQAGTYNAKTYALPLYPDFGVIYFRSDIVSEEDAAKLRSGDYTWDDFLAMAETYKGQGGTKTGFTFQANQYEGLVCNANEYTANFTDVKGGLESMKKIVDSDATPDDILVYQESEAANSYVNGETVFSRNWPYVWGLLGADGAAVTQDQTDIAPIPGGSCIGGWLLAMNAKSEHKDGAWAFLDYFTSLEGQRIFCSKGGYVPGFNEALDDAEVKEANQLLGKEGFMKALENTIARPSSDKYEELSDALQISIHKFLSGESDLDAATTEVEGLLNQ